TTAAGCtttggcgttttatattaatCGTGTTTTAGTCGTTTTGAATGGCGTCTTGCTCATTAGTTTGGCGTTTTGAATTTGAGCAGTAAAAatacttttttacccttaatgaagcacgtTCAAGTAATAagattgatgttatttacgaaaacgccagcgcgccaatctagtccatagattgttttaatctgacgatccataagcgttctcaacGTTCTTACACTTTTCAtcgttttccctaaatcctgaccctatatatatatatatatatatatatatatatatatatatatatatatatatatatatatatatatatatataaacgggttcaggagagaacggtgaaaagtgtgagaacggtgagaacggatcttggcccaacacgtggcaggGGGCCCTTATTGTTATGCGGGGGTAGTACAATTGTCCTTTTATACGTTCCCTCCTTATTCGCGTTATATATCTCTTTCACATTAAAACTCCAAAGATTTATTGTTAGCTGTTACCTCCTTTGCAAGCTTTCTCTGATCTATGACGGTTAACGTGGATTCTGTTCGACAAAGTAAAATTCGTTGGCGTTTTCTATTTTTCGTTCCAGCAAATCATACAACAGATATGGTGTTTTGTTCTTTTATCATTGTTCTATGGcgtttttttgtattattattttttataatgtGTTGTATGATTTTCAATAGCGTTATTTCAGTTATGCAGTTTAATCGCGTTTTAATTGATATTTAATCTATTATTAAGAACTGCAATTGGAGTTTTCAATATTAATTTTAATTGGCGTTTACGTTCTAGTGTATTTCTTATGTTTTTACGATCATTGGCATTTTTCATCTATTTTGattagttttgaattttatttagtagtatttgtgaatatcagttattactattttgttaatttgtgtaaacattagttttgttaattttgtcgttttcattatgatgttatattttgttaattatttatgttATTAAGTATTTTTAATTATTCATCTCATGGCTTTTTTTATCATGTTGTTtttaaattatgtgtttattatgtcttgtttattattcaattaatggcaTTTTAATGTATAATGTTATTAGGAGACATCACTCtgtttttctgatttttctgtTCCTCCCTGTGTTTTCTCAGACGAAGTCTCTTCCTTGAGTCAAAGGCATTGCCCCAAAACTGGATTACCATTTATCATTCCTGACATTAGTGAAGAATTAAAGCCCAGAAAGGACATGGTATTCTCAAGCCTTGATGATTGTTATTCAATGTATGTTAAGTATGCCAAGGAGTGTGGGTTTTCAGTCAAGAAAGGGACTACAAAGACAAACTCTAAAGGTGTCTTACATATTAAGTATTACTTGTGTACGAGATCTGGATTATACAAGGACAAGAAGGTTGATACGTTGGACCCCAATCAAAAGGAGCGAGTAGTGGGATCTAACTTTTCAAAGAGGACTGATTGTGGTGCACTGTTATGTGTACTTTTTGAGGATGGATCATGGAAGGTGTATAAGTTTGTCGAGGAGCACAATCATGAACTTGTTGAACGTCCTGATAAGCATTTTCTTCCAACTAAACGACACCTCACTCAGCTCCAGAAGCATGTTATACACAACATGTCTAAGTTGAATTTGGGTCCTGTCAAGGAgtttaatgttatgaagactTGTTTTGGCGGTTCTGAAGACGTGGGTGCAAGCAAAGTTGAATTTAAGAACTATAAGATGCAAATTAACTTGTTCATAGGGGAATATGACACCGATATGGTTGTGAAACATTTGAATGAAAAAAAACATTCCCAGCCTAATTTCTCGTATGGTTACATCACAAACGAAGTGAATCGTTTGAAGGGTCTTTCTTGGTGTGACGATCAAGCCAAACGTAATTACCACGTGTTTGgtgatgtgatttcgtttgacgCCATGTATCGTTCCAACAAGTAATATTTTATAATTCAACTTCTtctgtttttggcgttttattaatttacatgcaatggcgtttttttattttatatgcaatggcgttttattagtttacatgcaatggcgttttattagtttacacgcaatggcgttttattagtttacattcaatggcgttttattattGTTTCATTTCTCATGGCGTTTTTATATGCAGATACTCTATGGTGTTTGTACCGGTCACTGGTATAGACAATCATCACTGCAATGTTACATTTGGTGCAGCATTATTGGCGTCGGAAACTGCTGATACGTATATTTGGTTGTTAAGAGTTTTTCTAAAAGCTGTTGGTtctcaaccaaaagttgttgtcaaTGACCAAGATCCAGCGATGAAGAAGGCTATTTCTGTTGTATTTGTTGACACGAGGCATCGGTTATGCATGTGGCATGTGATGCATAAACTTTCTCTGAAGGTTGTTATGCTTTTTCTTATCTTTGGCGTTTTAGGATACACTGCGTTTTAAAATACATGGCGTTTTGTACCTTGttactgtttttttaattaaattttttcttttgtttttttatttatgcaTGGCGTTTTCGTGTTATATATAGGTTGGTGTTTGGCTATGCAATTCCACCAATTTTAAAGAACGTATTTGTCGTGTTGTGTGGACAAATATTCTCACACCTGAAGAGTTTGAATCAGAATGGGAAGCGGTTATCGCAGAATTCAATTTAGAAGATAATAACTGGCTATCTGATATTTTTGCAATTAGGGAATCTTGGATCCCTGCATACTATAGAATGGAGCATATGTCTGGTCTTATGCGAACGACATCCAGGTCGGATAGTGAGAATCGTTTTTTTGGTCAAGTGTGCAATTCGAAAGCTACTCTTGTTGAGTTCATGACGCATTATGAGACTGCAATAGAAGCACAGCGTCACACACATCGTACAAATGATCATGAATCTCGATACAAAAGACCCTAGTTGAAGAGTAGTTACAAATTGTTGGAAGGGCAAGCTGTTGATATATATTCAAAAAGTATTTTTTGTGACGTTCAAGCTGAGCTTATTGGAGTTGCGGATTGCATAAATCAACGTTATGAAGATCAGCCTGATGGGTTTGTTAATTTTTAAGTAAATGACTTCCAAGTTTCAACAGCCTTGTACATCCTTATTTGAGGTAAATAATGGTGTTttggtttttatggcgttttctgttaatggcgttttatcatatgcaatgtgttttttttctttttagacAAACATTCTATGCATGGCGTTATAGAGATATTGTATTTGGCGTTTTTCAGGTAATGTTCCGTAAGTCTGATTGCACATGCAGTTGCTCATGCAGGCATTTTGAACAGTTTGGTTTGCTATGTAGACATATATTCTATGTTTTGAGACTTATGGACATTAgggaatttccaaaacaatacattCTGAATAGATGGCGCAAAGAGGCCTCCCCAAACTGCTCTTCTGAATTCTCAATTAGTCGTGAATATATGACCGAGTTTGATCCTGATGTGCAAAGTATGATGCGAGATATTATTTATTCAACCGAATACACTTTGAACCATTTATCTGGTAATAAAGAG
This genomic stretch from Helianthus annuus cultivar XRQ/B chromosome 8, HanXRQr2.0-SUNRISE, whole genome shotgun sequence harbors:
- the LOC110919679 gene encoding protein FAR1-RELATED SEQUENCE 5-like translates to MVFSSLDDCYSMYVKYAKECGFSVKKGTTKTNSKGVLHIKYYLCTRSGLYKDKKVDTLDPNQKERVVGSNFSKRTDCGALLCVLFEDGSWKVYKFVEEHNHELVERPDKHFLPTKRHLTQLQKHVIHNMSKLNLGPVKEFNVMKTCFGGSEDVGASKVEFKNYKMQINLFIGEYDTDMVVKHLNEKKHSQPNFSYGYITNEVNRLKGLSWCDDQAKRNYHVFGDVISFDAMYRSNKYSMVFVPVTGIDNHHCNVTFGAALLASETADTYIWLLRVFLKAVGSQPKVVVNDQDPAMKKAISVVFVDTRHRLCMWHVMHKLSLKVGVWLCNSTNFKERICRVVWTNILTPEEFESEWEAVIAEFNLEDNNWLSDIFAIRESWIPAYYRMEHMSGLMRTTSRSDSENRFFGQVCNSKATLVEFMTHYETAIEAQRHTHPELIGVADCINQRYEDQPDGQTFYAWRYRDIVFGVFQVQDMQIVVPPASSRDRFAEITGQYKNDKNPIRVPVGYKSKGSGSRKSRETHVAKQGCREHYAPSLLAFSWSLSQASHLGQIIPPRNILPTAIDSDNRRRPPAPPPPPPPPPPTLYPSPATLTAL